Within the Lepeophtheirus salmonis unplaced genomic scaffold, UVic_Lsal_1.4 unplaced_contig_5016_pilon, whole genome shotgun sequence genome, the region TGGGATTTCAGCCTAAGCTTCAACGTCAACCAAAAGGCTCTCAAGGGAGCTGAAAGTTCCCCAAAAGACCATGAAGGAGTAGCGGAAGAAGAACTTTTTCTACCCTTAAAAGTGTAATCCATTTTCTTATTTCCTGTATTGATTCTTTTTGTGTACCtaagaatgaaaatattctcTTTCTATTCAACTTCATTacttctaaaaaatgaattaattatggaGATCTAATTTGTGCAAGGATAATTGTTAATTGATTTATCAATGACTTTATAAAAACTATTcgcaattattcaaatatatttcatgatttaaatacgatcatagatacatatatgcaaatattaaatcagCAAAATGTTCATCTATGGCAGgtgttatatattaatgaaggcAGAATTAGACATATGTGGGTAAAGGTGCAGGAGGAGGACCATAGACTGGAGGAGGAGGTGGAGGAAGCTCAGTGACTACGTCAGCAACAAATCCACTTTCACCTTCAACAGTGTAGGAAACAGTCATGATCACACCATCAGCACGCAAGACCTTGTATTGACCTGAGATGGCTCCATACTTAGATTCTTCTTCGGCACTGAAGTCATTTCCAGATTCTGCATCAAGAACAGCGTAGTTGTATGCATAAGGAGGAGGTGGGGGAGGTGGAGGAGGTGGTGGCGGTGGTCCGTAGGAAGCAGGTGCAGATGGA harbors:
- the LOC121131376 gene encoding pupal cuticle protein Edg-84A-like, whose amino-acid sequence is MIGKLAILCIAFAIAQGAPSAPASYGPPPPPPPPPPPPPYAYNYAVLDAESGNDFSAEEESKYGAISGQYKVLRADGVIMTVSYTVEGESGFVADVVTELPPPPPPVYGPPPAPLPTYV